In Acipenser ruthenus chromosome 1, fAciRut3.2 maternal haplotype, whole genome shotgun sequence, the genomic stretch AGCACGGCTATTTTTCAGTCTATCACAGAGGAAGGAGATGGGCGCACGCAGCAGTTGGGCCGTCGGACATTCTGAAGGACGGACCTGAAAACGTTCTGCCtccttttatttttcttactggGGGAAGTCTCTGAGGAAATGGACTTTCTGCTCTGAGTCTGTggtgttatttttttctcatgCTCTTTGATCTTGCACTGAAGGTGATTCTGGATGGCAAATCCCAGAGATTCAGGGTCCAGGGAGGCACCGTACACCTCCCAAGTCATTCCTTGTTCATCCCACAGTACGTCATGGACACCCTTACATTTCTTTTGCTGTTTGCTTTTAGAGCTCGTCTCATTTTTCTTATTTCCCAAATTAGTTTCTCTATGAGCTGAATTTCCTTTTGCCCCAGAAGATTTGTGGTCTGAATGCTTAGAATTAGCCTTGAGATTCTGAGCTTGTGCTGGTTTGCTACTGACCTTAGATTTATTTTCAGACTGCATGGATTGCTTTTTACTATCAATGACAATATTTGGCTTGGCTGAAAGAACAGTATTATGATCATCTCTTTTTGACTCGGCAGATTCATTAGCTTTCCCAGTGGAGGAAGGTGGTGCTTGCTTTGAAGTATCTAATTCTACAGGGCAACGTTTAGTTTCCTGTGCAGAGGGAGAGCATTTAGTATCAGAAACATCTAGTTTGGTTGCCTGGTTAGGCAAGGGCATAACATCAGCAATGGCACTGCAAGAATGGTTGGTTGTACTTGGTTTAGTAGAGAGGCCATCATTAGATATATCATTCCCTCCAGGATCTCTGCCAGTAGGGTCTGCTTTGTTGATGTTTTCCGGTTCACTCGGTAACTTAATACTGGGAATATGGTCTGCATGGCTGGGGGTCTCTGGATTTATTTGGTAAACAGGTTTTAAAGGCAAAGCACCCTCTTTTACAATGCATTTATATTCTAGAGTGTTTTCCTTGGGTTTTGTTCCAGGTCCAAGTTCACTTTGAGTGGTTGATGCAGAATGGTGAGAATTCCCTGTTATTTTACAGATAGCCTCGGATAAATCAGCATCCACTTTGGCTGTCTCGGATTGATTTCCTGGTAAGTGACACCCACTTGCCTGAAAAGCATTTGTAAGAGGTGTCTGCGAAAGTACATCCTGAATGACACTAGGACCTTTCAATGGACCTACTCCTGTGGTAATTTCGTAAACAGGCTTCGATGGCTTCAACCCATTATTAATCTGATACACAATTGTTAGATGATCAGAATCATCATTGCCTTCACAGCAATGGTTGGGGCGAACAATTGATTGAAATAGGTAGGGGCTAGTGGCTGTTGATTTGCACTGAACGCTGAGAACAGCTTGGACCTCTGCATCTTGGCAGCTGTTTCTAGCAATGGGACTGCATTCCGACGGAACTGTCATTGTTGCCACCTCTTTAAATTTCTTACTTTGGTCTTGTGATGCTTCTGGCAGAAATCTCTGGGTGTGTGCTGCCTGGTTTGCCATCTGTGCCAACGTTAAGCCTTTCTGTTGTCCTCCAGGAGCCGCAAGATCCTCTGGCAGGCCTTCCTGTGTGCCTGTGTCCTTCAAGACCTTTAAGTCTTGTCCAATGCACTCAGGGTTTAATGCTCCTTTTAAAGTAGACTGTTGAACTTCAGTTGGTGAATTTATTGCCTTACTCTCTGACAGCTCTTTGTGAGGTTTCACTAGTGGTGTCTCCTCTTGGTTCTTTTTGGCACCTTTAGTTTTTACTGAAACATCGTTACCCATTGCCATGTTAGAGCTCTGTGCTTTCGATTCAGCAACTGAGACTGAGGGATTCACTTTAGTGATGGCAGAATCCTTTCGTTTTGTTGGTTGCGATGACAAGGCAATGACATCAGCTGATCCACCAGCATGGTTCGTGGTACTTGGCGTTGTAGGGAGACAATCAGAGGATATATCCTTCAGAGCTTTGTCTGGATTGCCAGTGAGATCACCTTTTTCCAGGAGGGACTTAGATGGTTCATTATTAGAGCTTTGGTCTTTGGTTTCTACTGCTGAGTTCTCAGCACTGCTTATGTTCACTGTATTGTCATTTGCCTGCAAATCAGTCTTTGGTAAGTAGGATGGAGCGGACTGGCTTGCTGTAGAACCTTCCTCCTTTGGAGAGGCTGTCAATACTGTTAGATTGGCATTGTTATCCCT encodes the following:
- the gprin3b gene encoding G protein-regulated inducer of neurite outgrowth 3, which produces MGTIPNPQRTVTVQMGTPLAIGDHLGNKASTDNWQKQTSSNLNKTCSSPADHRQSNVCLTESDMTPANETLGCGKQSRMDICNPKGDQTKSEMIISKEWCNTDCNTDCNTEENIRDNNANLTVLTASPKEEGSTASQSAPSYLPKTDLQANDNTVNISSAENSAVETKDQSSNNEPSKSLLEKGDLTGNPDKALKDISSDCLPTTPSTTNHAGGSADVIALSSQPTKRKDSAITKVNPSVSVAESKAQSSNMAMGNDVSVKTKGAKKNQEETPLVKPHKELSESKAINSPTEVQQSTLKGALNPECIGQDLKVLKDTGTQEGLPEDLAAPGGQQKGLTLAQMANQAAHTQRFLPEASQDQSKKFKEVATMTVPSECSPIARNSCQDAEVQAVLSVQCKSTATSPYLFQSIVRPNHCCEGNDDSDHLTIVYQINNGLKPSKPVYEITTGVGPLKGPSVIQDVLSQTPLTNAFQASGCHLPGNQSETAKVDADLSEAICKITGNSHHSASTTQSELGPGTKPKENTLEYKCIVKEGALPLKPVYQINPETPSHADHIPSIKLPSEPENINKADPTGRDPGGNDISNDGLSTKPSTTNHSCSAIADVMPLPNQATKLDVSDTKCSPSAQETKRCPVELDTSKQAPPSSTGKANESAESKRDDHNTVLSAKPNIVIDSKKQSMQSENKSKVSSKPAQAQNLKANSKHSDHKSSGAKGNSAHRETNLGNKKNETSSKSKQQKKCKGVHDVLWDEQGMTWEVYGASLDPESLGFAIQNHLQCKIKEHEKKITPQTQSRKSISSETSPSKKNKRRQNVFRSVLQNVRRPNCCVRPSPSSVID